Proteins from a single region of Sphaerochaeta globosa str. Buddy:
- a CDS encoding TetR/AcrR family transcriptional regulator, translating to MAKQPKPHGKAEATKQLIFESALALFKKKGFDQVSIKEITDYAGTAKGSFYTYFNTKSDTIVQEFWAIDAYYRSIEAEVLTQASASDKLLKFTELQLTYVRDVIGCDTLKVLYANQVLKDGSDKVITDQSRFWYTFICSLIEEGQRSGLFHCEKTAAEYAGFFNRAIRGLFLDWNISSASFDLVEAGLDYCTSLLLPALLQS from the coding sequence ATGGCAAAGCAACCCAAGCCGCACGGCAAGGCAGAGGCAACCAAGCAACTGATTTTTGAGAGTGCATTGGCACTGTTCAAGAAGAAGGGCTTCGACCAAGTTTCCATCAAGGAAATCACTGACTATGCCGGTACGGCAAAGGGTAGTTTTTATACCTATTTCAACACCAAGAGCGATACCATCGTCCAAGAGTTCTGGGCCATCGATGCTTACTACCGAAGCATCGAGGCCGAAGTGCTTACTCAAGCGTCGGCCTCTGACAAGCTCTTGAAGTTTACCGAGTTGCAGCTGACCTATGTGCGTGATGTCATCGGTTGCGATACGCTGAAGGTCCTCTACGCCAACCAGGTGCTCAAGGACGGCTCTGACAAGGTTATTACCGACCAGAGCCGGTTCTGGTACACCTTCATCTGCTCCCTCATTGAAGAGGGGCAGAGATCAGGGTTGTTCCACTGTGAAAAGACAGCAGCCGAGTATGCCGGATTTTTCAACCGTGCAATCCGCGGCCTGTTCCTGGACTGGAATATCAGCTCGGCCTCCTTCGATCTGGTAGAGGCCGGGCTCGACTATTGCACTTCGCTGTTGCTTCCCGCCCTGCTACAGAGCTAA
- a CDS encoding SGNH/GDSL hydrolase family protein translates to MTHTTFSILGDSISTFAGYVPSENELFYPRDGVDVTHVEHTWWHLLSKRCNLSLIMNESYSGSRISRTGLRPLSSCFQDEKRQSRLSGDIIIVFGGTNDWGQADQPVTKAVFSQAYEQLVTSMLARFTTSTLFFCTPVQRTDRTLEQVNMHNWNQLDLAQEIRSIVTAHCGAHLIDLAAFPIQEGDGVLADNLHPTKKGMVMLSHLIEQGLAL, encoded by the coding sequence ATGACACACACAACCTTCTCCATTCTCGGTGATTCCATATCCACCTTCGCCGGCTACGTACCGAGTGAAAACGAACTCTTTTATCCACGGGATGGCGTCGATGTGACGCACGTCGAACACACATGGTGGCATCTCTTGTCCAAACGATGCAACCTGAGCTTGATTATGAATGAATCATACTCAGGCAGTAGGATCAGCAGAACTGGACTCAGGCCGCTTTCATCCTGCTTCCAGGATGAAAAAAGACAGTCACGTCTTTCTGGTGACATCATCATCGTGTTCGGTGGTACCAACGATTGGGGCCAGGCTGACCAGCCGGTAACCAAGGCAGTCTTTTCCCAAGCCTATGAGCAGTTGGTTACTTCAATGCTCGCTCGATTCACCACCAGCACCCTGTTCTTCTGCACACCCGTTCAGCGCACCGACCGCACCCTTGAGCAGGTAAACATGCACAACTGGAATCAGCTTGACTTGGCACAGGAGATTCGAAGCATCGTTACAGCCCATTGCGGGGCCCACCTTATCGACCTTGCAGCTTTTCCGATACAAGAAGGAGACGGCGTTCTTGCCGACAACCTCCATCCCACCAAAAAAGGAATGGTAATGCTCTCCCATCTGATAGAGCAGGGTTTAGCTCTGTAG
- a CDS encoding FAD-binding oxidoreductase, whose amino-acid sequence MKYQYGTVTKALVGELQAIVGKPNLMIDLERIENYSHDETSKEEYAHTPDLVLTPTSALQIAAIMKLATRERIPVTPRGAGSGLSGGAIPLFGGIVLSVEKMNKVLEIDEANLTVTAEAGIVTNELNEQLKSRGLFFAGYPMSLETCFLGGNIAENAGGGKAVKYGVTGRYILGMEVVTPQGDIVELGGKVTKDVSGYDLKQLYIGSEGTLGIITKATIKLLGVPKVASNLLVPFASAQEAIAVVPLIMKQGIIPTSIEFMDRSSIELTCSYLNESLPLEGVGAMLLIEIDGTDEQTVERELIQVGDLCSEQGAMEVYIAEDATTRERIWSVRRNIAEAIKVYSPIQSLEDVVVPIASIPLVLPRLEQLKAKYQVSIPCYGHAGDGNLHATIVKDPQMSLDDWKDLEPKLLSELYAFITGELGGKISGEHGIGLKRKGYLKAVTPPAEYQLFKALKAAFDPLYIMNPGKILD is encoded by the coding sequence ATGAAGTACCAATATGGAACCGTCACTAAAGCGTTGGTCGGGGAACTCCAGGCCATTGTAGGGAAGCCCAATCTCATGATCGACCTTGAGCGTATCGAGAACTACAGCCATGACGAAACTTCCAAGGAAGAGTATGCCCATACTCCGGATTTGGTCCTCACCCCTACATCCGCTTTGCAGATTGCCGCTATTATGAAACTAGCCACCCGCGAGCGTATTCCTGTAACACCCCGTGGTGCTGGTTCGGGCCTCTCTGGTGGTGCCATACCCTTGTTTGGGGGCATTGTACTGTCGGTGGAGAAGATGAACAAAGTCCTCGAGATTGATGAGGCAAACCTAACGGTCACCGCCGAAGCAGGCATTGTGACCAACGAGTTGAACGAACAGCTCAAGAGCCGGGGGCTTTTCTTTGCCGGCTATCCAATGAGTCTTGAGACTTGTTTTCTGGGTGGCAACATCGCTGAGAATGCCGGAGGCGGCAAGGCAGTGAAGTACGGGGTGACCGGACGGTATATTTTAGGCATGGAAGTGGTCACACCCCAAGGCGACATTGTTGAGTTGGGAGGAAAAGTCACCAAGGATGTCAGCGGATATGATTTGAAACAGCTGTACATCGGCAGTGAAGGGACCTTGGGCATTATCACCAAGGCGACGATCAAGCTGTTGGGAGTCCCCAAGGTGGCTTCCAACCTCCTAGTCCCGTTTGCAAGTGCTCAAGAGGCTATTGCTGTGGTGCCTTTGATCATGAAACAGGGTATTATTCCCACCAGCATTGAGTTCATGGACCGTAGTTCGATCGAACTGACTTGCTCCTATCTCAATGAGAGCCTGCCTCTTGAAGGAGTGGGTGCGATGTTGCTCATTGAGATTGACGGTACTGATGAGCAGACGGTGGAGCGCGAGTTGATTCAGGTAGGGGATTTGTGCAGTGAGCAGGGTGCTATGGAAGTCTATATTGCTGAGGATGCAACGACGCGCGAGCGTATCTGGTCGGTCAGACGCAATATCGCCGAGGCCATCAAGGTGTATAGTCCCATCCAGAGTTTGGAGGATGTGGTGGTTCCCATTGCTTCCATCCCCCTTGTTCTGCCCCGCCTTGAGCAGCTGAAGGCCAAGTACCAGGTCAGCATCCCCTGTTATGGACATGCAGGGGATGGAAACCTGCACGCCACCATTGTCAAGGATCCGCAGATGAGCCTTGATGATTGGAAGGATCTGGAACCGAAGCTGCTCTCTGAACTGTATGCCTTCATTACCGGTGAGCTTGGAGGAAAAATAAGCGGTGAACATGGCATCGGGCTGAAACGCAAAGGGTATTTGAAAGCGGTAACTCCCCCTGCTGAATACCAGCTTTTCAAGGCCCTGAAAGCGGCGTTCGATCCCCTCTATATTATGAATCCAGGCAAAATTCTGGACTGA